The Corynebacterium coyleae genome segment CCGGCTACGACGCGAAGCAACTCGAGCGGCAGTGGAAGCAACTCGACCGCCCCGACGAGATCGACCGCATCGCGTTCTTCGGCTACTACGACGACGAGGTCATCGTGGTGGATAACGACAAGAAGGACGGCAGGTCCACCAAGACGTTCCCCGCCGGTGAGGCGTTCAACGAGAAGTGGGGCCTCGAGCGCTAACTACCAGCGCGCATTACCAGCTCTGATTACCAGCTCTGATTACCAGCGCTGGGGCACGAGATCTGCGTCAGGCACGACGTGGTTGATCACGGCCATCACCTGGTTGATGTTGGAGTAGCTCATCAGCAGCGGATCCTCCATGCCTTCGAAACACTCCTCCCCCGCACGGCCAGCCTCGGTTCCTGAGACCACTCCGATGACCGTCGCTCGGCCGTTGATCTCGGTGAACACTGGCCCGCCCGAGTCGCCCGAAGCGGCGCAGACGGAGGCGATGTCGCCGTGGGTTTGGGCCTCGGCGTCGTCGTCAAGATTCACGATCTGCACACGCTGGGTCGCCTCAAACTTGCCGCAGGTATAGCCGGTGGTCGCGCCGGTTTTGCACACGCGGTCGAGATCGTGCAGGTCCTTGGCGATACCGGTTGCGATCGGAGCACCAACGACATCCATGAACCGCTCGGTATCGGTGATCTCGATGATGCCGACATCGATACCTTTCGTTTCCTCATTCGCGTCGCCGTACATGCCGGAATAGATGAACTTGCCCACCTCGTGCGCGTAGTCGAAGGCTGTCTCCGCATTCGTCGGCCACACAAGGTCGCCCGCACGCCCGCAGTGGCCCGCAGTCACCGCATAGGCTCGGCCGTCAGCGCCAGTAAACGAGAACGCCGCAGTGCACGACTGGGCGGTGAAGTGCTCACCCGGCTCCGGGTAATGGTCCGTGGACTGAATGCGCGTACCCGGCGCCCACGGCGCGAACGCAGGCACGAGCACATTGCTCTCCTCCACCGGTGCAGGCGGGGCCTCATCCGGCGTTTGCACACGCTCAAGCGCGTGGCGCTCCTCCACCGTGGGAGTTGGGAATTGGCTCGTGGTCAGCCCGAGCCACACCACCATCGCAACAGCAGCAAGCGTTGCGACGATCACCGTAATCCACCCACCGGTCCGCAAACCCGTACGCCGCTGAGTGGGCGGCGCAGACAGAGCAGGCTGCGCGGGCGTGCCGGGCACGCCGGGCACGCCGGGCATGTCCGGGAACTGCCACTGCTGGCCATCCTCCGGCTGGTAGCGCCGCGCCAGGTTGTCGCCGCCTGCCTGATGTTCAGGGAAGGTCAAGCGCGAGCCTTACTTGTCGGCGTCGGAGTCTTCGGCGTCGGTGTCGTCGTCAAGAAAAAACTTGTCACCCTTGGCGGCTTCCTCGGCCTGAATCTTGATGTCGCGCAGGAACTTCTCCGGATCGAACTCCGTGTACTGCTCAGGACCTGCGAACTGCTCTTGTGCCATCGGTGGGGATCCTTTCCTAGACGTCCGTGCGCTCGATTGCGTCGGCGATGAATGCCTTGACCTGCTCGGCGTCATTCGGCAGATCCACAACGTGGCGCTCGGCGTCCATAATCGCGGCGAAGCGCTCCGGCACCTCCGGAAGCTCGCCAATTGCCTCCACAATGGTATCCGCGAATTTCACCGGCAGCGCAGTCTCCAGCACAACAATGGGAGTTTCTACGCTGTCTGCCAGCTGCTGCGCCACGAACACGCCGTCGGCGGTGTGCGGGTCAATAACCACGCCGTACTCGTCCTTGATGCGCTTGATCGTGGCAATGCGGTCCGCATGCGTCGAGGTGCCCGAGCCGAAACCGTACTTGTCGGTGATGCGCTCAAGCGTATCGGTGTCCAGCGCGAAGCCGCCCTCTTTGACCTTGGTGCCGAAGAGCTCGCGGGTGGTGTCCGCGTCGCGGTCCAGCGCGTCGAAGATCATGCGCTCAAAGTTCGACGCCTTGGAAATATCCATCGACGGCGACGAGGTGGCGTACGTGTCGGCTGCGGAACGCGGGCGGTAATCACCGGTGGTGAAGAACTCGTGCAGGACGTTGTTCTCGTTCGTCGCCACGATCAGGCGATCAAGCGGCAGCCCCATCTGCTTGGCAATGTGGCCTGCGCACACGTTGCCAAAGTTACCGGTAGGCACGCAGATCGAAACCTGCTCCTCGTTCGTCTTCGTCGTCTTGAGGTATGTGGCGATGTAGTACACCACCTGCGCAAGCAAACGCGCGAAGTTAATGGAGTTGACCGCGCCGATCGAGTACTTCGACTTAAACTCCGCGTCCGCGCTGACTTCCTTGACCACGTCCTGGCAATCATCGAAAACGCCGTCGAGCGCGATGTTGAAAATGTTCGGGTCGTCCAGGCCGAACATCTGGGCCTGCTGGAACGGGGTCATACGCCCGGCCGGGGTGAGCATGAACACGCGGATGTTGTCGCGGCCACGCATGGCGTACTCGGCCGACGAGCCGGTATCGCCAGAGGTCGCGCCCAGAATATTGATCTCTTCGCCGCGGCGCCCGAGTTCGTACTCGAAGAGCTCGCCGAGCAGCTGCATCGCCATGTCCTTAAACGCAGCGGTCGGACCTTCGGAGAGGTGCGCGATGTGCAGGCCGTCGTTCAGACGCGTAACCGGCACGATCTCCTCGTCCGCGAACACCGGGGTGCGGTACGCACGCTTGGCAATCGCCTCGAGGTCCTCCGCCGGGATGTCATCGACGAACAGCTTCAACACCTCTGCGGCAAGTGCGGCGTAGCCGTCGTTGGCCAAAAGGGTGCGCCACTCGTCGAGAAGCGCCGGCGAAAGTGTCGGGTACACCGCCGGCATAAACAGCCCGCCGTCCGGACTTAAGCCGGTGAGCAGGATGTCAGTGAAGGAACGGGCCTGGGCAGTTGCGTCGCGCGTCGAAATGAAGTCCACGCCGGGCAGTCTACGTGATCGGTGTATGCCCTTGGCCGGAATGGGCATTTACGTTCAGCGTCGGCAGGCCCGGGGAGCCGCACTTTGGTGCGGTCGTGGGGCCTCGATTCGTTCATATGCAGGGCTCGATATGCGTAACTGCAGGTCAGCGCAAAATTGGAAAAACGGCCCGAAAGGTATCTCCAAAGCCGTGACCAGGACTTACGCATATCGAGCCCTGCATATGAACGTTGGAGGGGCGGTGGCGCGTGAGCGCGCACCGGCGGGGTGCTCCGGCGGCGGTGCCGGGGTGCTAGTGGCGCGGGGGCTCCTGGCGGCCGGTGAGGATGTCCACGACGGAGCGGATTGCGGCGTCGCCAAGCGGTGCCACCGAGCGCTCCTTCGGCTGCTCCGGTGTGGATGCCCGGCGCGGGCTCGGCTCGACGGTGACGTTAAGCGTCGTGTCGTCGAGTTCGAGCTTTGCGGACGGGTCGATGCCGGCGACGCGGGCGGCGTCGACGAGTGCGACGAGGTCGGCGAAGGTTGCGTTGTCAAGGTCGATAGTCATGTTCACTGCCATGCCCACAGAGCTTATTGATTCCGCAACCGCCGCGCCTAGTCGAATTCCAGAGACTGCTTTTCGCCCCAGAACACCTCCTCCACCACGCGGTGGGCGCGCCGGGTGATGCGCAGGTAGTCCTCGAGAAACTCTTGCTGGTCGTCGGGGTCATATCCGGCAGAGCCAGCGACCTGAGCCAGTTGCGGGCCCGGTGCGGGGAGCTGGTCCTCACGCTTGCCGGAGACGAGCACAATAGCGTTGCGGGCGCGGGTCGCGGTGAGCCACGCGGTGCGCAGGGTTCGCGCCTTGTCGGCGGAAAGCACCTCGGGGTCGTCGAGCTCCACGAGGAAGTCCAGTGCGTCGAGTGTGGACGGGGTGCGCAACTCGTGATGACGATGCGCGTGCGCCATGGTGATCAGTTGGACGGTCCACTCCACATCGGCAAGTGCGCCGCGGCCAAGTTTGGTGTGGGTGGCCCGGTCGGCGCCACGGGGCAGGCGCTCGTTATCCACGCGGGCTTTGATGCGGCGGATCTCGCGAATATCGGCAGGTGTTGCGCCGGCCTCGGGGTAGCGGAACTCGGCGATGGCCGAAAGGAAGCGCTCCCCTACCTCGCGGTCGCCGGCGACGACGTTGGCGCGAAGGAGTGCTTGGCGCTCCCAGACTTCGCCCCACTCGCGGTAGTAACGCACGTAGGAGGCAATGGTGCGCGTCACCGGTCCGGAGCGACCCTCGGGGCGCAGACCCAGGTCCACCTCCAGCGGCGGGTCGCCGGATGGTTTGGACAGGCGGGTACGGATCTGGTCGAGCACCTTCGTGGCCCAAGCGATGGCTTCTGTTTCGTCGACGCCGTCTGCTGGTTCGGTGACCACCATGACGTCGGCGTCAGAGCCGTAGCCCAACTCGGCGCCGCCAAGCCGGCCCATCCCGATCACTGCGATTCGTGCGGGGGCCTCGTCGAGACCAGCGGCGGCAGTGGTCGAATACACCTCTGCCTGCAGCGCGGCCTCAAGGACCGCGTCCCACACATACGTCAGTTCCAGACAGACCTGGCGTACCTCCATCAGGCCCAGCAGATCAGCGGCGGCGATGCGGGCCAACTCGGCACGGCGCAGGGAACGCGCCACCGACACCGCCTTCTCCGGGTCTGCTTGGTGGCGCTTCGCGGAGGCGACGATCGCTTTATGCACCTGATCCGGAGCCACCTCGAGCAGGCGCGGACCGGCAGAGCCATCCCCGAGGAGTTTCACCACGTCAGGTGCGGAAATGATCAGGTCGGAGGTGTACGGGGAGGTGCCGAGGATGTGCATGAGGCGTTGGGAGGCCACGCCTTCGTCGCGAAGCATGCGCAAGAACCAACTGCGATCCACCGCTGCCTCGGAGAGTTTGCGGTAGTTGAGTAGGCCCTGGTCGGGATCGGCGGTGTCGGCCAGCCAGTGCATGAGTGTGGGCAGCAGGATCTCCTGCAGTTTCGCCTTGCGGGAGGTGCCCTTGATCAGCGCGGTCAGGTGGTCAAACGCGCGCGCCGGGTGGCGGTAGCCCAGGGCTGCCAACTGGTCCTTCACACCGGCGGCGGAAAGTGTTGCTTCACCGACGGTGAGGTCCACCACGGCGTCCAGCAGCGGGCGGTAGAAGAGACGCTCGTGCAGCGTGGCCACCTCGTGGCGGATGGCCTTGAGATGCCGGTTCATCGCCTCAGGGGCGGTACCGCGTGGCCCGGCTGAGAAGCCTGCGGCGCGGGCGAGCCACCGGTTGCGCTTCTCGTCATCGGCATCTGGCAGTTGGTGGGTGCGCTTGAACCGCTGCAGTTGGAGACGGTGCTCGAGCAGGCGTAAAAACTCGTAGGCATCGGTGAGCACTTTGGCGTCCTCGCGGCCCACGTACCCGCCCTTGGCCAGGTCGGCGAGGGCTTCGAGGGTGTTGCGGGCGCGCAGGGTGTCGTCGATACGCCCGTGCACGAGTTGGAGCAGTTGCACGGCGAACTCGACGTCGCGAAGCCCACCGGGGCCGAGTTTGAGTTCGCGGTCGCGCACGTCCGCGGGCACGTTCTCCAGCACGCGGCGGCGCATGGCTTGGACGTCTTCGACGAAGGAGTCGCGCTGGGACGCCTCCCACACCAGCGGCGACAACGCGTCCGAATACGCCTGGCCCAGATCCATTGACCCGGTCATCGGACGGGCCTTGAGCAG includes the following:
- a CDS encoding S1 family peptidase; this translates as MTFPEHQAGGDNLARRYQPEDGQQWQFPDMPGVPGVPGTPAQPALSAPPTQRRTGLRTGGWITVIVATLAAVAMVVWLGLTTSQFPTPTVEERHALERVQTPDEAPPAPVEESNVLVPAFAPWAPGTRIQSTDHYPEPGEHFTAQSCTAAFSFTGADGRAYAVTAGHCGRAGDLVWPTNAETAFDYAHEVGKFIYSGMYGDANEETKGIDVGIIEITDTERFMDVVGAPIATGIAKDLHDLDRVCKTGATTGYTCGKFEATQRVQIVNLDDDAEAQTHGDIASVCAASGDSGGPVFTEINGRATVIGVVSGTEAGRAGEECFEGMEDPLLMSYSNINQVMAVINHVVPDADLVPQRW
- the thrC gene encoding threonine synthase, which gives rise to MDFISTRDATAQARSFTDILLTGLSPDGGLFMPAVYPTLSPALLDEWRTLLANDGYAALAAEVLKLFVDDIPAEDLEAIAKRAYRTPVFADEEIVPVTRLNDGLHIAHLSEGPTAAFKDMAMQLLGELFEYELGRRGEEINILGATSGDTGSSAEYAMRGRDNIRVFMLTPAGRMTPFQQAQMFGLDDPNIFNIALDGVFDDCQDVVKEVSADAEFKSKYSIGAVNSINFARLLAQVVYYIATYLKTTKTNEEQVSICVPTGNFGNVCAGHIAKQMGLPLDRLIVATNENNVLHEFFTTGDYRPRSAADTYATSSPSMDISKASNFERMIFDALDRDADTTRELFGTKVKEGGFALDTDTLERITDKYGFGSGTSTHADRIATIKRIKDEYGVVIDPHTADGVFVAQQLADSVETPIVVLETALPVKFADTIVEAIGELPEVPERFAAIMDAERHVVDLPNDAEQVKAFIADAIERTDV
- a CDS encoding bifunctional [glutamine synthetase] adenylyltransferase/[glutamine synthetase]-adenylyl-L-tyrosine phosphorylase; protein product: MKPAKLGLTSPRAAEDLAELGFDAEELGYTLAGAADPDLALNNAYRLHEALDSWDELLAELRANSIFRTRFFALLGGSTALSDHLIANPEQWRLLCDDLPSRPDMFRTMLGAVGVDADTPGLYRAEVGEVGVAKQKLRTAHRNLVMRVAAADLAGTFAAVKGFGEGEPMTYAYTTNRLTDLADAALTAALAVAVREVYGDEDVDADLAVIAMGKCGAWELNYISDVDVVFVAEPVTTKITRVASEMMRIGSACFFDVDANLRPEGAAGALVRTLDSHVAYYKKWAQTWEFQALLKARPMTGSMDLGQAYSDALSPLVWEASQRDSFVEDVQAMRRRVLENVPADVRDRELKLGPGGLRDVEFAVQLLQLVHGRIDDTLRARNTLEALADLAKGGYVGREDAKVLTDAYEFLRLLEHRLQLQRFKRTHQLPDADDEKRNRWLARAAGFSAGPRGTAPEAMNRHLKAIRHEVATLHERLFYRPLLDAVVDLTVGEATLSAAGVKDQLAALGYRHPARAFDHLTALIKGTSRKAKLQEILLPTLMHWLADTADPDQGLLNYRKLSEAAVDRSWFLRMLRDEGVASQRLMHILGTSPYTSDLIISAPDVVKLLGDGSAGPRLLEVAPDQVHKAIVASAKRHQADPEKAVSVARSLRRAELARIAAADLLGLMEVRQVCLELTYVWDAVLEAALQAEVYSTTAAAGLDEAPARIAVIGMGRLGGAELGYGSDADVMVVTEPADGVDETEAIAWATKVLDQIRTRLSKPSGDPPLEVDLGLRPEGRSGPVTRTIASYVRYYREWGEVWERQALLRANVVAGDREVGERFLSAIAEFRYPEAGATPADIREIRRIKARVDNERLPRGADRATHTKLGRGALADVEWTVQLITMAHAHRHHELRTPSTLDALDFLVELDDPEVLSADKARTLRTAWLTATRARNAIVLVSGKREDQLPAPGPQLAQVAGSAGYDPDDQQEFLEDYLRITRRAHRVVEEVFWGEKQSLEFD